The Sebastes fasciatus isolate fSebFas1 chromosome 13, fSebFas1.pri, whole genome shotgun sequence genome includes a region encoding these proteins:
- the LOC141781161 gene encoding lipid droplet assembly factor 1-like, with the protein MPKEMQHSSSNNGVTDLQQLWGRWNTMLNSFYDDPKVAQVMSTRMGQYLSSHPFLALTLLVFGFMSAIPVGLFLSFALVTFIMSAVGLVFFEVFLLFVGGLTLLSVLSGIALFSVMVSVILNVLYITMSNIRIRYYPHLIKQGKVQEEESEYETSKLKETQ; encoded by the exons ATGCCAAAGGAGatgcagcacagcagcagcaacaacggTGTGACTGACCTCCAGCAGCTGTGGGGACGTTGGAACACAATGTTGAACAGCTTTTATGATGACCCCAAG GTAGCACAGGTGATGAGCACCAGAATGGGGCAGTACCTGAGCAGCCACCCTTTCCTCGCCCTCACATTGTTGGTGTTCGGCTTCATGTCTGCAATCCCTGTCGGACTTTTCCTCTCTTTTGCTCTTGTGACCTTTATTATGTCGGCAGTAGGTTTGGTTTTCTTTGAAG tgttcctGTTGTTTGTAGGAGGGTTGACCCTGCTGAGTGTGCTCTCTGGCATCGCCCTCTTCTCTGTCATGGTTTCAGTCAtcttaaatgtgctttatatcACCATGTCCAACATCCGCATCCGCTATTACCCGCATCTGATAAAG CAAGGTAAAgtccaggaggaggagagtgaatATGAAACTTCAAAACTGAAGGAAACGCAGTAG